The following coding sequences are from one Biomphalaria glabrata chromosome 8, xgBioGlab47.1, whole genome shotgun sequence window:
- the LOC106063110 gene encoding histone acetyltransferase p300-like isoform X2, whose protein sequence is MADHQLGPPANKKARIGSPSLNTPSDNNEFNFVNLNFDGIVNELPDDLDGIQGTSNDVHQSQGLVDTGMGGSLTQLLTRGTSSSQASVTMSINNVGAVPSRSPGMGGMMNIGMGKNAMTNNLAATLANNSNKVATSSHMVMNDLVSSASYTISGANAMLGATNTMAMKPMGNPQMMGNLSMGQQIQNPMMNGPSGFSGNMMRGMQNNVNPSTSMPMSQQSMMQNPSISQLQGHQGIPGHSNLNMNQNPTQMVRPNQPTGSGATGSRQTSADPDKSKLIQQQLVLLLHAHKCQRREQANGDQDCKLPYCRTMKNVLNHMTTCNKGKSCEVAHCASSRQIITHWKNCTRVDCPVCLPLKIADKRNTSGQIVTPTSTLTAPNSQPSGVTDAATMKRAFESLGLQYTQSTAPPQNSVPNTHPQLNTIPNDALMNKPNMSNQQVPKVQPNQTVSSHMGNLLTNIPVPQGPQNIQQQSGSQLASSTAAAAAMGNAPDIVKSIPPINRKDWHAQVTQDLRNHLVHKLVQAIFPTPDPAALRDSRMKNLVAYARKVEGDMYETANNRGEYYHLLAEKIYKIQKELEEKRIQRMRGAQNVPNATLTGMPGPIRPGQQNGPSNTQLGNSIFSDMTGMQQPQQPNQNLQQIPMKWSPNVRATPPPSGQNMANSTPISMNAALMESQQQFDALVKRNPQQQGARLGFPPATATSTHPSPQQQQQLLHQQLNSQAQNSQQQAIQNHLNVALNDSLMNTSQRMGGAQNSVNNSLDVSSHVPTSQQNLLAQLAGPTAVSTPILNQSNLLPMPRPPHQNGQISSKDLNLDHSQGTDDSMKTESITKESTLSENNQNLSSLLSAASPSTLNLSSVVAPVVPLLGSNPSNMSSMLNSTPKTEVKTEPSLDIKSENDIKEEKMEVKTESDCKPDINSVKDEHDTSSPKMDPLDENSQSSNTEDKSASVDSSNNAAVVTPKPRCKKVFNPDELRQALMPTLEKLVKQDPESLPFRQPVDPVVLHIPDYFEIVKKPMDLSTIRRKLDSGMYKDPWEYVDDIWLMFDNAWLYNRKTSRVYKYASKLAEVFESEIDSVMVSLGYCCGRKYVFCPQVLCCYGKQLCTIARDSMYFSYQNRYVYCEKCFNEIQTEEVELSEDPTQPTAKIRKDQFDRVKNDQLDYEPFVECLECGRKWHQICALWFEPIWREGWTCDACHKAKGTKRKENKFTAKKLPTTKLGTYLENRINNFLRKKDTQAGEVTIRVLSSYDKMTEVKPLMKKRFGDEIPDVFPYRAKAMFAFEEIDGVDVCFFGMHVQEYGSSSPMPNTRRVYISYLDSVHFFRPRQLRTAVYHELLIGYLDYAKQLGYTTAHIWACPPSEGDDYIFHCHPPEQKIPKPKRLQDWYKKMLDKAIIDRVVVDYKDIFKDAIDSGLSTAKDMAYFEGDFWPNVLEDCIKELDQEEEEKRKREEAEAAEAEAQDTVEEINDTDLSGKKKGEKKGQRSKKANKSKGSARKNNRKTNLPQGTSDLTAKLYNHMEKHKEVFFVIRLHNQQIAASLPPITEPDPAMSCDLMDGRDAFLTTAREKHYEFSSLRRAKLSSLALLYELHNQGKDAFVYTCNSCKAAVETRYHCNTCDDFDLCIPCYKKESHCHEMTKLGLGLDEISSSGKEENPQESRRKSIQRCITSLVHACQCKNANCRINSCIKMKRVVSHTMSCRRKSNNGCPICKQLIALCCYHAKHCQEAKCPVPFCPQLKQKLRQKQLLTNLHQAQMLRRRVAIMTGNTSNNATTINGPSSVPTPDASPQPSTSTNYNSGSVGKTPGGPPRAAINAAHEALVQAEAQRTGNVPNISSIGKGKPTMQPPTIRPQPSTNLVPSPSVGKPTQRTWFNSPQVRPGMNANVRMQNMPPMPQQQPPPQQQAVSTMGPNVGAVAPGPGPTGTGVSGNIGPAVHNMLQAFKNQNISQAEWIALLKKNPQLMAQVLKLKNAKVQQQQQQQQQQQQQQQQQQQQQQQQPIMGMPNMVQQMSQQVGQMQQQQMRMNQIMPQQYRQQPLQPPQTSQITPFAQPHNSFPQRPRTNFQQSFQNDGSHMQLYPQQHMIHHQAQLKQQMVGGQPMSPTYMLSPQGNPNSQQMLQQVRSPPASAASLSQTVRSPQPTPSPRQPIPSPRQLQQSPHHNMVSNASPHHVLGVGQDASQMTTDHVMLSLQTHNSMSQMPNSDVNMGQQDNEVAPLTPQDQLVHFVNQM, encoded by the exons TGGACCTTCAGGATTTTCTGGTAACATGATGCGAGGCATGCAAAATAATGTGAATCCTTCAACATCAATGCCTATGTCACAGCAAAGTATGATGCAGAATCCCAGTATATCACAACTTCAGGGGCATCAAGGAATACCAGGACATTCAAATTTGAACATGAATCAAAATCCAACACAAATGGTTAGG CCTAATCAGCCTACAGGTAGTGGTGCAACTGGTTCTCGTCAGACATCTGCAGACCCAGATAAAAGCAAGTTAATTCAACAGCAGTTGGTCCTTTTACTTCATGCTCACAAATGCCAACGCAGAGAACAAGCAAATGGAGACCAAGATTGCAAGCTTCCTTATTGTCGCActatgaaaaatgttttaaatcatATGACCACATGTAACAAAGGAAAATCTTGTGAAG tggCTCATTGTGCTTCTTCTAGACAAATCATAACTCATTGGAAAAACTGTACAAGAGTGGATTGTCCTGTCTGCCTCCCATTAAAAATAGCAGATAAACGTAACACTTCTGGTCAAATTGTAACTCCCACTTCTACTTTAACTGCCCCTAATTCTCAGCCTTCAGGTGTGACTGATGCAGCAACTATGAAAAGAGCATTTGAGTCATTAGGGCTTCAGTACACACAGTCGACTGCACCACCACAAAATTCTGTTCCTAATACCCATCCTCAGCTTAATACAATTCCCAATGATG CTCTAATGAACAAACCTAATATGTCAAACCAACAAGTACCAAAAGTTCAACCCAATCAGACAGTCAGTAGTCATATGGGTAATCTTTTGACCAACATACCTGTCCCACAAGGACCACAAAATATTCAACAACAAAGTGGTTCACAGCTTGCATCATCTACTGCTGCAGCTGCTGCAATGGGAAATGCACCAGATATTGTCAAATCTATTCCACCCATTAACAGGAAAGACTGGCATGCTCAGGTGACCCAGGATTTGAGAAATCATCtagtgcacaaatt aGTCCAAGCAATTTTCCCAACACCGGATCCAGCTGCCTTGCGTGATAGTAGAATGAAAAATCTTGTTGCATATGCTAGGAAGGTTGAAGGAGATATGTATGAAACTGCAAATAATAGA ggtGAATATTATCACCTTCTTGCagaaaaaatttacaaaattcAGAAAGAACTTGAAGAGAAAAGAATTCAGAGAATGAGAGGTGCTCAGAATGTTCCTAATGCAACATTAACAGGAATGCCTGGGCCTATTCGTCCAGGTCAACAAA aTGGACCTAGTAATACACAGTTGGGAAACTCCATATTTAGTGACATGACTGGCATGCAGCAGCCCCAGCAACCAAACCAAAATCTACAACAGATACCAATGAAGTGGAGCCCGAATGTGCGTGCAACACCTCCTCCATCTGGACAG AACATGGCCAACTCCACTCCTATTTCAATGAATGCTGCATTAATGGAATCTCAGCAGCAATTTGATGCATTGGTAAAAAGAAATCCTCAGCAGCAAGGTGCTAGACTTGGTTTTCCTCCAGCAACAGCGACATCTACTCACCCATCTCCTCAGCAGCAGCAACAACTTCTTCATCAACAGCTCAATTCACAAGCCCAAAATTCTCAG caACAAGCTATCCAAAATCACTTAAATGTAGCTTTGAATGACAGTCTGATGAACACTAGCCAGCGCATGGGAGGTGCCCAAAATTCTGTTAACAATTCATTAGATGTTTCAAGTCATGTTCCAACTTCCCAACAGAATTTGCTGGCTCAGTTAGCTGGTCCCACAGCAGTTTCAACTCCAATCTTGAACCAGTCTAATCTTTTGCCTATGCCTAGACCACCACATCAGAATGGCCAAATTTCTTCAAAGGATCTgaat cttgacCACTCTCAAGGTACAGATGATTCTATGAAGACTGAATCCATCACAAAAGAGTCCACATTATCAGAAAATAATCAAAACCTATCTAGTCTACTCTCAGCTGCTTCACCTTCAACATTAAATTTGTCATCAGTTGTAGCACCTGTTGTCCCTTTACTCGGTTCAAATCCATCAAATATGTCTTCCATGTTGAACTCAACTCCAAAAACTGAAGTTAAAACTGAACCATCTTTGGATATTAAATCAGAAAATGACATTAAAGAAGAGAAAATGGAGGTTAAAACAGAGTCAGACTGTAAACCTGATATTAATTCTGTCAAAGATGAACATGATACATCTAGTCCAAAAATGGATCCTCTGGATGAAAATTCTCAGAGCAGTAATACGGAAGATAAATCTGCATCTGTGGACTCGTCTAATAATGCTGCTGTAGTTACACCAAAGCCAAGATGTAAAAAAG TATTTAATCCAGATGAATTAAGGCAAGCACTTATGCCTACATTAGAAAAGCTTGTAAAGCAAGATCCAGAATCTCTTCCTTTTAGGCAGCCTGTTGACCCAGTTGTTCTTCATATACCA GACTATTTTGAAATAGTTAAGAAACCAATGGATTTATCAACCATTAGAAGGAAATTGGATTCAGGGATGTACAAGGATCCTTGGGAATATGTTGATGATATTTGGCTTATGTTTGATAATGCCTGGCTTTACAACAGAAAAACATCCAGAGTGTATAAATATGCCTCAAAA ttggcAGAAGTGTTTGAATCTGAAATTGATAGTGTAATGGTATCCTTGGGTTATTGTTGTGGACGAAAATATGTGTTCTGTCCTCAAGTTTTGTGCTGCTATGGAAAACAGTTGTGTACTATTGCCAGGGATTCAATGTATTTCAGCTATCAAAACAG ATATGTTTATTGTGAAAAATGCTTCAATGAAATCCAAACTGAAGAAGTAGAGTTATCAGAAGATCCAACTCAACCAACTGC aaaaataagGAAAGACCAGTTTGATAGAGTTAAAAATGATCAATTAGATTATGAACC atttgTGGAATGTTTAGAATGTGGTCGCAAATGGCATCAAATCTGTGCCTTATGGTTTGAACCAATATGGCGAGAAGG gtGGACTTGTGATGCATGTCATAAAGCCAAAGGTactaaaagaaaagagaataaaTTCACTGCAAAAA AGTTGCCAACTACGAAACTTGGTACATATCTTGAAAATAGAATCAACAATTTCCTTAGAAAGAAAGACACTCAAGCTGGAGAGGTGACAATTCGTGTGCTTTCTAGTTATGATAAAATGACAGAGGTTAAACCTTTAATGAAGAaaag ATTTGGAGATGAAATTCCAGATGTATTTCCTTATCGTGCCAAGGCTATGTTTGCTTTTGAGGAGATTGATGGTGTTGATGTTTGCTTTTTTGGTATGCATGTTCAAGAATATGGCTCATCAAGTCCCATGCCAAATACTAG gCGTGTATATATATCCTATTTAGACAGTGTGCATTTCTTTCGGCCCAGACAACTTAGAACTGCAGTATATCATGAATTACTTATTGGATACTTAGACTATGCCAAACAATTAGGATATACCACTGCACATATTTGGGCATGCCCCCCTAGTGAAGGAGATGATTACATTTTCCATTGTCATCCACCTGAACAAAAGATACCAAAACCAAAAAGACTTCAAGATTGGTATAAAAAAATGCTAGACAAAGCCATCATTGATCGAGTGGTAGTAGACTATAAA gaCATTTTCAAAGATGCAATTGATAGTGGCTTGAGTACTGCCAAAGATATGGCCTACTTTGAAGGTGACTTTTGGCCTAATGTTTTAGAAGATTGCATTAAAGAACTGGATCAGGAAGAGGAAGAAAAGCGTAAAAGAGAGGAAGCTGAAGCTGCAGAAGCAGAAGCTCAAGACACAGTGGAAGAGATCAATGATACA GATCTTTCTGGTAAAAAGAAGGGTGAGAAAAAGGGGCAAAGGAGTAAAAAAGCCAATAAAAGTAAAGGAAGTGCTAGGAAAAATAACCGGAAGACTAATTTACCCCAGGGTACAAGTGATCTAACTGCTAAACTCTACAATCACATGGAAAAGCATAAAGAG GTATTCTTTGTCATCCGGTTGCATAATCAACAGATAGCTGCTTCACTTCCACCTATAACAGAGCCTGATCCAGCCATGAGCTGTGATTTGATGGATGGACGTGATGCCTTTCTTACAACAGCCAGAGAAAAGCATTATGAATTTTCATCATTGCGTAGAGCTAAACTTTCATCATTAGCTTTATTGTACGAGTTGCATAATCAAGGAAAAGATGCTTTTGTCTACACATGCAACAGTTGCAAGGCTGCAGTGGAAACTCGTTATCATTGCAATACCTGTGAT gacttTGATCTATGTATCCCTTGCTACAAGAAAGAAAGCCATTGTCATGAGATGACTAAACTAGGCTTGGGTCTTGATGAGATTTCAAGCTCAGGTAAAGAAGAGAATCCTCAAGAATCTAGGCGCAAGTCTATTCAACGTTGCATTACATCATTGGTCCACGCCTGCCAGTGCAAGAATGCTAACTGTAGGATTAACTCTTGTATCAAGATGAAACGTGTTGTATCTCACACAATGAGCTGTAGGCGCAAGAGCAATAATGGCTGTCCAATCTGTAAACAGTTAATTGCTTTGTGCTGTTATCATGCTAAGCATTGTCAAGAGGCCAAATGTCCTGTACCCTTTTGTcctcaactaaaacaaaaattaagacAGAAGCAACTGCTTACCAATCTCCATCAAGCACAGATGCTTAGAAGGCGTGTTGCCATTATGACAGGCAACACCAGTAACAATGCTACAACAATTAATGGTCCATCTAGTGTCCCAACACCAGATGCATCACCACAGCCATCCACATCAACAAATTACAATAGCGGCAGTGTTGGTAAAACTCCTGGTGGCCCACCTAGAGCAGCTATCAATGCTGCCCATGAAGCTCTGGTCCAGGCTGAGGCACAAAGAACTGGCAATGTTCCTAACATTAGCTcaataggtaaaggtaaaccAACCATGCAGCCACCCACAATCAGACCTCAACCATCGACTAACTTGGTACCATCACCTTCTGTGGGAAAACCTACTCAAAGAACGTGGTTCAACAGCCCACAAGTTAGGCCAGGAATGAATGCTAATGTCAGAATGCAAAACATGCCGCCTATGCCACAACAGCAACCACCACCGCAGCAACAAGCTGTTTCTACCATGGGACCTAATGTTGGAGCTGTAGCCCCAGGTCCAGGTCCAACAGGCACTGGTGTTAGTGGAAATATTGGCCCAGCAGTTCATAATATGTTACAGGCATTCAAAAACCAAAACATTTCACAGGCTGAATGGATAGCGCTTTTGAAAAAGAATCCTCAATTGATGGCCCAAGTTCTGAAACTTAAAAATGCCAAAgtacaacaacaacagcagcagcagcagcaacaacaacaacagcagcagcaacaacaacagcagcagcagcaacaacCAATTATGGGCATGCCCAATATGGTTCAGCAAATGTCTCAACAAGTTGGGCAAATGCAACAGCAACAAATGCGAATGAATCAAATCATGCCACAACAATATCGACAACAACCACTCCAGCCACCACAAACATCTCAGATCACACCCTTTGCTCAGCCCCATAATTCTTTCCCGCAAAGACCTAGAACAAATTTTCAGCAATCTTTTCAAAATGATGGAAGTCACATGCAACTTTATCCCCAACAGCACATGATTCATCACCAGGCCCAACTCAAGCAACAAATGGTTGGTGGTCAGCCTATGAGTCCAACATATATGCTCTCTCCTCAAGGTAATCCCAATTCTCAACAAATGCTTCAGCAAGTACGTTCTCCTCCAGCTTCAGCTGCAAGCTTATCTCAGACTGTTAGATCCCCACAGCCCACACCTTCTCCAAGACAGCCCATTCCTTCCCCACGTCAGCTCCAGCAATCACCTCATCACAATATGGTCAGCAATGCTTCTCCTCACCATGTTCTGGGAGTAGGCCAGGATGCTTCACAGATGACTACTGATCATGTTATGCTGTCATTACAAACTCATAATTCCATGTCGCAAATGCCAAATTCAGATGTTAACATGGGGCAACAGGACAATGAGGTTGCTCCTCTTACACCCCAGGaccaattagttcattttgTGAACCAGATGTAA